In Neisseria animalis, a single window of DNA contains:
- the rpsA gene encoding 30S ribosomal protein S1 — translation MTMENFAQLLEESFTLQEMNPGEVITAEVVGIDQNFVTVNAGLKSESLIDVAEFKNAQGEIEVKVGDFVTVTIESVENGFGETKLSREKAKRAADWIALEEAMENGDILSGVINGKVKGGLTVMINSIRAFLPGSLVDVRPVKDTSHFEGKEIEFKVIKLDKKRNNVVVSRRAVLEATLGEERKALLENLQEGAVVKGIVKNITDYGAFVDLGGIDGLLHITDLAWRRVKHPSEVLEVGQEVEAKVLKFDQEKQRVSLGMKQLGEDPWNGLTRRYPQGTRLFGKVSNLTDYGAFVEIEQGIEGLVHVSEMDWTNKNVHPSKVVQLGDEVEVMILEIDEDRRRISLGMKQCQANPWEEFAANHNKGDKISGAVKSITDFGVFVGLPGGIDGLVHLSDLSWTESGEEAVRKYKKGEEVEAVVLAIDVDKERISLGIKQLEGDPFNNFISVNDKGALVKGTVKSVDAKGAVVALTEEVEAYLPAAEFAADRVEDLSTKLNEGDEVEAVIVTVDRKNRSIRLSVKAKDAKESRDVLNSVNAAATASAGTTSLGDLLKAKLSGDQE, via the coding sequence ATGACTATGGAAAATTTTGCCCAGCTGTTGGAAGAAAGCTTTACCCTGCAAGAGATGAATCCGGGTGAGGTGATTACTGCCGAGGTAGTAGGCATCGACCAAAACTTCGTAACCGTAAACGCCGGCCTGAAATCAGAATCTCTGATTGACGTAGCTGAATTCAAAAACGCTCAGGGCGAGATTGAAGTTAAAGTAGGCGATTTCGTTACCGTAACCATCGAATCCGTTGAAAACGGTTTCGGCGAAACCAAATTGTCACGCGAAAAAGCCAAACGCGCTGCCGACTGGATTGCTCTGGAAGAAGCCATGGAAAACGGCGACATTCTGTCCGGCGTCATCAACGGCAAAGTAAAAGGCGGCCTGACCGTTATGATCAACAGCATCCGCGCATTCCTGCCGGGTTCTTTGGTTGATGTACGTCCGGTGAAAGACACCTCTCACTTTGAAGGCAAAGAGATTGAGTTCAAAGTCATCAAGTTGGACAAAAAACGCAACAATGTTGTGGTATCCCGCCGCGCGGTTCTGGAAGCGACTTTGGGCGAAGAGCGCAAAGCCCTGCTGGAAAACCTGCAAGAAGGTGCAGTGGTTAAAGGTATCGTTAAAAACATCACTGACTACGGTGCATTCGTTGACTTGGGCGGCATCGACGGTTTGCTGCACATTACCGATCTGGCATGGCGCCGTGTGAAACACCCGAGCGAAGTGTTGGAAGTTGGTCAGGAAGTTGAAGCCAAAGTGCTGAAATTCGACCAAGAAAAACAACGCGTTTCTCTGGGTATGAAACAACTGGGCGAAGATCCTTGGAACGGTCTGACTCGCCGTTACCCGCAGGGTACCCGTCTGTTCGGTAAAGTGTCTAACCTGACCGACTACGGTGCATTCGTTGAAATCGAACAAGGCATCGAAGGTTTGGTACACGTTTCCGAAATGGACTGGACCAACAAAAACGTACACCCGAGCAAAGTGGTACAGTTGGGTGACGAAGTCGAAGTAATGATTCTGGAAATCGACGAAGACCGCCGCCGTATCTCTTTGGGCATGAAACAATGCCAAGCCAATCCTTGGGAAGAGTTTGCCGCCAACCACAACAAAGGTGACAAAATCTCCGGTGCGGTTAAATCCATCACCGACTTCGGCGTATTCGTAGGCTTGCCGGGTGGTATCGACGGTCTGGTTCACTTGTCTGATCTGTCTTGGACCGAGTCCGGCGAAGAAGCTGTACGCAAATACAAAAAAGGCGAAGAAGTTGAAGCCGTTGTATTGGCCATCGACGTTGACAAAGAGCGTATCTCTTTGGGCATCAAGCAACTGGAAGGCGATCCGTTCAATAACTTCATCAGCGTAAACGACAAAGGTGCTTTGGTTAAAGGTACTGTGAAGTCTGTTGATGCCAAAGGTGCTGTGGTTGCGCTGACTGAAGAAGTTGAAGCCTACCTGCCGGCTGCCGAATTTGCCGCCGACCGCGTTGAAGACTTGTCAACCAAGCTGAACGAAGGCGACGAAGTTGAAGCCGTTATCGTTACCGTTGACCGCAAAAACCGCAGCATCCGCTTGTCTGTAAAAGCAAAAGACGCTAAAGAAAGCCGCGATGTACTGAACTCGGTAAATGCAGCCGCAACTGCCAGCGCCGGTACAACCAGCTTGGGTGACCTGCTGAAAGCCAAACTGTCAGGCGACCAAGAATAA
- a CDS encoding AzlD family protein: MNIAFNAFLACLAMLAVTYSTRLIGFFALRNRTLSRRAQVVMEAAPGCVLISVIAPYFVSDKPHELVAIALTVLAAGRLSMLPTVLIGVGTSGLLGYLLS, encoded by the coding sequence ATGAACATCGCTTTCAACGCATTTTTAGCGTGCCTCGCCATGCTTGCCGTTACCTACTCTACCCGCCTGATTGGTTTTTTCGCCTTACGCAACCGCACATTGAGCCGCCGCGCACAAGTGGTGATGGAAGCCGCTCCGGGCTGCGTACTGATTTCGGTTATCGCGCCGTATTTTGTTTCCGACAAACCGCACGAACTTGTTGCCATCGCGCTGACTGTTTTGGCCGCCGGCCGTTTATCCATGCTGCCCACCGTATTAATCGGCGTAGGCACATCAGGTCTGCTCGGCTATTTATTAAGCTGA
- a CDS encoding RsmB/NOP family class I SAM-dependent RNA methyltransferase, which translates to MNAIQIEHTAAVLAEMLTFKQPADAVLSAYFREHKKLGRQDRHEIAETAFAALRHHQKISAALRRPAAQARKAALAALVLGRSMNISQIQDILDEEDKEFLSRLKARKAEFADGITTAAELPQWLVEQLQQHYTDEEVLAFGRSVNSAAPLDIRVNTLKAKRDKVLAQLQNEDIAAEAALFSPWGIRLKDKIVLNKHELFLDGALEVQDEGSQLLALLLGAKRGEIVVDFCAGAGGKTLAIGAQMANKGRIYAFDVAEKRLANLKPRMTRAGLTNIHPERISSEHDTRIGRLHGKADRVLVDAPCSGLGTLRRNPDLKYRQSPETVTKLLAQQHSILSAAADLVKPQGRLVYATCSVLPEENEMQAERFLVEHPEFELLDCGALLAGLKIDLNTGKYLRLSSAEHQTDGFFAAVFQKKQ; encoded by the coding sequence ATGAATGCCATTCAGATTGAACATACCGCCGCCGTGCTGGCCGAAATGCTGACCTTCAAGCAGCCTGCCGATGCCGTGCTTTCCGCCTATTTCCGCGAACATAAAAAACTCGGCCGCCAAGACCGTCATGAAATCGCCGAAACGGCGTTTGCCGCATTGCGCCATCATCAGAAAATTTCTGCGGCACTCCGCCGCCCGGCTGCTCAGGCGCGTAAAGCCGCACTGGCTGCGCTGGTACTCGGCCGCAGTATGAACATCAGCCAAATCCAAGATATTTTGGACGAGGAAGATAAAGAATTTTTAAGCCGTTTGAAAGCGCGGAAGGCCGAATTTGCAGACGGCATCACAACTGCTGCCGAGCTGCCTCAATGGTTGGTGGAGCAGTTGCAACAGCATTATACAGATGAAGAAGTGCTGGCGTTCGGGCGCAGCGTAAACAGCGCGGCTCCTTTGGATATACGCGTCAATACCTTGAAGGCCAAGCGCGACAAAGTGTTGGCGCAGTTGCAAAATGAAGACATTGCCGCCGAGGCTGCGCTATTTTCGCCGTGGGGCATACGCTTGAAAGATAAAATTGTGTTGAACAAACATGAATTGTTTTTGGACGGCGCATTGGAAGTACAAGACGAAGGCAGCCAGCTCTTGGCTTTGCTGCTGGGGGCGAAGCGCGGGGAAATTGTGGTAGACTTTTGCGCCGGAGCAGGCGGCAAAACGCTGGCCATCGGCGCGCAAATGGCAAACAAAGGGCGGATTTATGCCTTTGATGTGGCCGAAAAACGCCTTGCCAACCTCAAGCCGCGCATGACCCGTGCGGGATTGACCAATATTCACCCCGAACGCATCAGCAGCGAGCACGATACGCGCATCGGCCGCCTGCATGGCAAAGCCGACCGTGTTTTGGTTGACGCGCCGTGTTCCGGCTTGGGAACGCTGCGGCGCAATCCTGATTTGAAATACCGCCAATCGCCGGAAACCGTTACCAAGCTGTTGGCACAGCAACACAGCATTTTGTCGGCGGCAGCGGATTTGGTTAAGCCGCAAGGCCGTCTGGTTTATGCGACCTGTTCGGTTTTGCCGGAAGAAAATGAAATGCAGGCAGAGCGTTTCCTTGTCGAGCATCCGGAATTTGAGCTGCTTGATTGCGGGGCGTTGCTGGCGGGTTTGAAAATTGATTTGAACACCGGAAAATACCTGCGCCTGAGTTCGGCAGAGCATCAAACAGACGGTTTTTTTGCTGCGGTATTTCAAAAGAAACAGTAG
- a CDS encoding AzlC family ABC transporter permease: protein MSPTPQSEFIRGMKECSPMLIGLLPWALILGVQGGQKGMSWAEMLMMTMMNFAGGSEFAAVNLWADPLPILLIATVTLMINSRHILMGAALAPYLKHTPLKKVMPALFFMCDESWALGLAEAQKRKAQGLPAFNMPFYAGACTVLYLSWASFAAIGAAVGPMFGDIAAWGFGMAFPAVFLVLLRGMWKSFAASRPWLVSLVTAAAVYLTTDGAWYVPAGALSGLFAAYWWGETA, encoded by the coding sequence ATGTCTCCCACACCCCAATCAGAATTTATACGCGGCATGAAAGAATGCTCCCCCATGCTGATCGGTCTTTTGCCTTGGGCATTGATTCTCGGCGTTCAAGGCGGTCAGAAAGGCATGAGCTGGGCAGAAATGCTGATGATGACCATGATGAACTTCGCCGGCGGTTCGGAATTTGCCGCCGTCAACCTGTGGGCCGATCCTCTGCCGATACTGCTGATTGCGACGGTGACCTTGATGATTAATTCGCGCCACATTCTGATGGGGGCGGCGCTTGCTCCTTATCTGAAGCACACACCGCTCAAAAAAGTCATGCCTGCGCTGTTTTTTATGTGCGACGAAAGTTGGGCACTGGGTTTGGCAGAGGCGCAAAAACGCAAAGCGCAAGGACTGCCTGCATTCAATATGCCCTTTTATGCCGGAGCGTGTACCGTACTGTATCTTTCTTGGGCTTCCTTTGCCGCAATCGGCGCGGCGGTCGGCCCGATGTTCGGCGATATTGCAGCATGGGGGTTCGGCATGGCGTTTCCTGCGGTATTTTTGGTACTGCTGCGCGGAATGTGGAAAAGTTTTGCCGCCTCGCGCCCGTGGCTGGTCAGCTTGGTCACGGCGGCAGCGGTGTATCTGACGACTGACGGCGCATGGTATGTACCGGCAGGCGCATTATCCGGCCTGTTTGCGGCTTATTGGTGGGGAGAAACTGCATGA
- a CDS encoding integration host factor subunit beta: protein MTKSELMVRLAEVFAEKNGNQLMAKDVEYSVKVLVDTMTRSLARGQRIEIRGFGSFDLNHRPARIGRNPKTGERVEVPEKHVPHFKPGKELRERVDMALQKDAN, encoded by the coding sequence ATGACCAAGTCTGAATTAATGGTTCGTTTGGCAGAGGTATTTGCCGAGAAAAACGGTAACCAGCTGATGGCCAAAGATGTTGAGTACAGCGTAAAAGTTTTGGTGGATACCATGACCCGATCGCTGGCACGCGGCCAACGCATTGAAATCCGCGGTTTCGGCAGCTTCGACTTGAACCATCGTCCGGCGCGTATTGGCCGTAATCCGAAAACCGGAGAACGTGTGGAAGTGCCCGAAAAGCACGTTCCCCACTTCAAACCGGGTAAAGAATTGCGTGAACGCGTGGATATGGCTTTACAAAAAGACGCCAATTGA
- the cmk gene encoding (d)CMP kinase, whose translation MSGKQKVIAIDGPSASGKGTVASRVAAALGFDYLDSGALYRLTALYARKQQVEWTDEAGVAALAENLPAKFADGSVWLEEEDVSAQIRSEAIGMGASAVAQLPKVREALLQRQRDFLTEKGLVADGRDIGSVIFPDAALKVFLTASARVRAERRAKQIGLPCEGLEFDRILSDIEARDEADRRRAVAPLRQLPDAQLLDTTELNIEEAVKKVLDWYHNV comes from the coding sequence ATGTCAGGCAAGCAAAAAGTTATTGCGATTGACGGACCGAGTGCTTCGGGAAAAGGAACGGTTGCTTCGCGCGTTGCGGCAGCTTTGGGCTTTGATTATCTGGACTCGGGTGCGCTGTACCGTTTGACGGCATTGTATGCCCGGAAGCAGCAGGTGGAATGGACAGATGAAGCGGGCGTGGCTGCCTTGGCGGAAAACCTGCCGGCTAAATTTGCAGACGGCTCGGTATGGCTGGAAGAGGAAGACGTATCCGCGCAAATCCGCAGCGAAGCCATCGGTATGGGCGCATCGGCGGTGGCGCAGCTGCCGAAAGTGCGTGAAGCCTTACTGCAACGCCAGCGCGATTTTCTGACGGAAAAAGGTTTGGTGGCCGACGGGCGCGATATCGGTTCGGTTATTTTCCCTGATGCTGCTTTGAAAGTGTTTCTGACCGCCAGTGCCCGCGTGCGTGCCGAACGGCGTGCCAAACAAATCGGACTGCCGTGCGAAGGTTTGGAGTTCGACCGCATTTTGTCGGACATCGAAGCACGAGACGAGGCTGACCGCCGCAGAGCAGTTGCGCCCTTGCGGCAACTGCCGGACGCGCAGCTTTTGGATACCACGGAATTAAACATTGAAGAGGCAGTAAAAAAAGTATTGGACTGGTATCATAATGTTTGA
- a CDS encoding Lrp/AsnC family transcriptional regulator: MKPDNIDRKILTALQQDGRLQNIELAKQVGLSPSSCLRRVKLLEEAGIIERYSAKLSAEKIGLGFTVFARIWLKSQDGETVRQFTEAVCRLKQITECHLMAGDSDFLLRIVTADLQAYWRFHTDYLARLPGVQNIRTDIPLLVVKSDTDLPLQA, encoded by the coding sequence ATGAAGCCGGATAACATCGACCGCAAAATCCTCACCGCCTTGCAGCAGGACGGCAGGCTGCAGAATATCGAGCTGGCAAAACAGGTCGGGCTGTCGCCGTCTTCCTGTTTGCGGCGAGTCAAATTATTGGAAGAAGCCGGTATTATCGAGCGTTACAGTGCGAAGCTGAGTGCGGAAAAAATCGGCTTGGGTTTTACTGTGTTTGCGCGGATATGGCTGAAAAGTCAGGACGGCGAAACCGTCAGGCAGTTTACCGAAGCAGTATGCCGTCTGAAGCAGATTACCGAATGTCATCTGATGGCGGGCGACAGCGATTTCCTGCTGCGGATTGTTACCGCCGATTTGCAGGCGTATTGGCGTTTTCATACTGATTATCTTGCACGGCTGCCGGGCGTGCAGAACATCAGAACCGATATTCCGCTGCTGGTGGTTAAATCGGATACGGATCTGCCCTTACAGGCTTAA